In Ktedonobacteraceae bacterium, one genomic interval encodes:
- a CDS encoding ATP-binding cassette domain-containing protein, translated as MSERNIRGTQSITSGQSERSLEHSENVPAIEMIDLCKTFGSLKAVDHLSLTVQQGEIFGLLGPNGSGKTTTINMISGLSTPTSGQVKVMGYNVRHDARRVHQLLGSVPQETALYEELSAWSNMDFHADLFGIPRKEKRERITKMLELVQLLDRKNSRVSTFSGGMKRRLALARALLQDPQLIYLDEPTLGVDVQSRRAIWDYILSLREQGKTVLITTNYLEEAQVLCDRLAIIDHGKLIAVDTPEDLKRNYGGSVIELETTQPGNVVAELRALPGVQEVIQDGTHLKISTRGASNIVPQIINVISRDGELKDIAVREPNLDEIFLRLTGTALRD; from the coding sequence ATGAGCGAACGTAACATTAGAGGTACGCAGTCCATTACGTCCGGCCAGAGCGAAAGATCGCTGGAACATTCCGAGAATGTTCCAGCGATCGAAATGATAGACCTTTGCAAGACTTTCGGCTCGCTGAAAGCTGTTGATCATCTCTCGCTCACGGTACAGCAGGGCGAGATATTTGGCTTGCTCGGACCGAATGGATCGGGAAAGACAACCACTATCAATATGATCAGCGGGCTGAGTACGCCGACCAGCGGGCAGGTCAAAGTGATGGGCTATAATGTACGCCACGATGCAAGGCGCGTTCATCAACTCCTCGGCTCGGTTCCGCAGGAGACAGCGCTCTACGAGGAATTGAGCGCGTGGAGCAATATGGATTTTCACGCGGACCTCTTCGGCATTCCACGCAAAGAAAAGCGGGAGCGCATCACGAAGATGCTGGAACTGGTGCAACTCCTGGATCGCAAGAACTCCCGCGTGAGTACGTTCTCTGGTGGAATGAAGCGTCGTCTTGCGCTTGCGCGTGCCCTGCTACAAGACCCGCAGCTGATCTATCTCGACGAGCCAACGCTGGGCGTAGACGTGCAATCACGACGCGCTATCTGGGACTATATCCTCTCCTTGCGTGAACAGGGCAAGACTGTATTGATTACGACGAACTACCTGGAAGAGGCGCAGGTACTATGCGACCGGCTGGCAATTATCGATCACGGCAAGCTCATCGCCGTAGATACACCTGAAGACCTCAAACGAAACTACGGTGGCAGCGTTATCGAGCTGGAAACGACGCAGCCGGGCAACGTCGTTGCAGAGCTACGTGCTTTGCCAGGAGTACAGGAAGTAATCCAGGATGGCACGCATCTCAAGATAAGCACGCGGGGAGCCAGTAATATCGTGCCTCAGATCATCAATGTAATCTCGCGTGATGGAGAGTTAAAGGATATCGCGGTGCGCGAACCGAATCTCGACGAAATATTCCTACGCCTGACCGGTACAGCGCTGCGTGATTAG
- a CDS encoding ABC transporter permease has protein sequence MLQEPWYTLRVIWACAKKDVKSALTERVFTIISVFVPVNVLILLSLFVLAGSHAPTAVVMNDTGPYAQQFYNAMNNAHSFQLQKSSASEANNLIAAGRIVAVVTIPSDFDTRVAHNQPVQVSVKINNLNTDFTNDIRRAVPLSITAFYARAFPDVVTITPKEQDLQPQDTDYIPYLTVSIIVIGLMIGGLLQAGTASAREWENETMKELLLSPAARWAMILGKLLGATLLSLMSVVVLLVVLIFGIGIRPDNWAEVAGFSLLTLVIFIAFGTLLGTLLKHRQPVVALSFGVAIPLFFLSGAFGPITFNTQAIQVIAQIFPVYYAIVLMQHAFHNFTLNTLGTGVNVLILCAYALVLLLLTTLALRRNTIAH, from the coding sequence ATGCTGCAAGAACCCTGGTACACCCTGCGCGTTATCTGGGCTTGTGCGAAGAAAGATGTCAAGAGTGCATTGACGGAGCGCGTCTTTACCATAATCAGCGTATTTGTGCCTGTGAATGTTCTCATTTTGCTGAGCCTGTTTGTTCTGGCCGGCAGCCATGCGCCTACAGCCGTAGTTATGAATGATACTGGCCCGTATGCGCAGCAGTTTTACAATGCCATGAACAACGCGCATTCGTTCCAGCTACAAAAGTCCAGCGCGAGTGAGGCCAATAATCTGATTGCCGCCGGCCGCATAGTGGCAGTTGTCACGATACCATCTGATTTTGACACTCGAGTTGCTCACAATCAGCCCGTGCAGGTAAGCGTAAAAATCAACAACCTCAATACCGATTTCACCAACGATATCCGGCGAGCAGTGCCGCTCTCCATTACCGCTTTTTATGCTAGAGCATTTCCTGATGTGGTCACGATTACACCGAAGGAACAGGACTTGCAGCCGCAGGATACTGATTACATCCCATATCTCACCGTCTCCATTATCGTCATTGGATTGATGATCGGTGGATTGTTGCAAGCGGGAACCGCCTCGGCCCGTGAGTGGGAGAACGAGACAATGAAAGAACTATTGCTTTCTCCCGCTGCTCGTTGGGCGATGATCCTCGGCAAGCTATTGGGCGCAACGCTGCTCAGCCTCATGTCGGTAGTTGTACTACTCGTGGTGCTTATCTTCGGAATTGGCATTCGACCCGACAACTGGGCTGAAGTAGCAGGTTTTTCGCTGCTGACGCTCGTCATCTTCATCGCTTTCGGGACATTGCTTGGCACTTTGCTGAAGCACCGCCAGCCGGTCGTCGCACTCTCCTTCGGCGTGGCAATCCCTTTGTTCTTTTTGAGTGGAGCATTTGGGCCGATAACCTTTAATACACAGGCTATCCAGGTTATCGCCCAGATTTTCCCCGTCTACTACGCCATTGTATTGATGCAGCATGCCTTCCATAATTTCACACTGAACACGCTGGGGACAGGCGTCAATGTGTTGATTCTCTGTGCCTATGCGCTGGTCCTGTTGCTACTGACGACACTGGCGTTGCGGCGCAATACTATAGCGCATTAA
- a CDS encoding ABC transporter permease yields MLFIFCRTTLAIFRKDLAIWLHRPANIAATVIPPLAFLLVQALGAAAVGRSPVALVVQDSGPKAVQMASIIHQADIFRVTDASAQQAQVLLKNLTVVAIITIPPDFTRRVDAHENANVDVTVNNLNLDFTNDIRRSVPDAITQFYAAQGSASPIKVTMQEQDLRAQDVQLFQFSVLPTIVLLLMIGGLVTGGLSTAGEWETRTVKELLLSPATGSAIITGKVLAGFITTFTLGILVLCLGYVLGWTQPEGIYWLSTLLVIALVALLSSGLGVAIGALTQRVQAVIAISINMALYLFFLAGGTGVLAFEPNWLQNIAAFVPLTYGDHALQMAVFYNSADQLGRDITILGFSALAAVILGILAIRRGIAR; encoded by the coding sequence ATGTTATTCATATTTTGCAGAACCACGCTGGCAATATTCAGAAAAGATCTTGCTATCTGGCTGCATCGTCCCGCCAATATCGCGGCTACTGTGATACCGCCGCTGGCATTTTTGCTGGTTCAGGCCCTGGGAGCAGCAGCTGTTGGACGCAGCCCGGTAGCGCTTGTCGTGCAGGATAGCGGCCCAAAGGCGGTACAGATGGCGAGTATCATTCATCAGGCCGATATATTCCGCGTTACCGATGCCAGTGCTCAGCAGGCCCAGGTGCTACTGAAAAACCTGACCGTGGTAGCAATCATAACCATTCCACCCGATTTTACCCGGCGAGTCGACGCGCATGAAAACGCAAATGTCGATGTGACGGTAAATAATCTAAACCTCGACTTTACTAACGATATTCGCCGTTCTGTACCCGACGCAATTACGCAGTTTTACGCTGCTCAGGGAAGCGCGAGCCCGATAAAAGTGACTATGCAGGAGCAAGATTTACGCGCCCAGGACGTGCAATTGTTCCAATTCAGCGTATTGCCCACCATCGTCCTGCTGCTGATGATTGGCGGCCTGGTTACCGGTGGTCTCTCAACGGCAGGCGAGTGGGAGACCCGCACCGTCAAGGAATTGCTGCTCTCTCCTGCGACGGGCAGCGCTATAATTACAGGGAAAGTCCTGGCAGGCTTTATCACTACCTTTACACTGGGGATTCTGGTGCTATGCCTGGGCTATGTCCTTGGGTGGACGCAGCCCGAAGGAATCTACTGGCTCAGTACCCTGCTCGTGATTGCGCTGGTTGCGCTGTTGAGTTCAGGGTTAGGAGTCGCAATTGGAGCCTTGACCCAGCGCGTCCAGGCTGTAATTGCTATCTCCATCAATATGGCGCTTTACCTCTTCTTCCTGGCAGGAGGAACGGGGGTGCTTGCCTTCGAGCCGAACTGGCTTCAGAACATCGCCGCCTTTGTCCCTCTTACCTACGGCGACCATGCTCTGCAGATGGCAGTGTTCTATAACTCTGCCGACCAGCTAGGGCGCGATATTACCATTCTCGGTTTTTCGGCTCTAGCAGCAGTAATTCTGGGCATTCTTGCAATACGAAGAGGGATTGCGCGCTAA
- a CDS encoding serine/threonine-protein kinase encodes MLNTALAGRYVVEALISKGGYAAVFRGVDQNLSRRIAIKVLLPSKTTPAEQEHFLREARIAATLDHPNIAPILDYGKHGPSVFLIMPLYTAGSLRTRMAVVNGPLPASEAMTSFHQLVSALYYAHTRPRPVIHRDIKPENILIHQEDHRLVITDFGIARALEPGARIGKTITVRGTVGYMAPEQTSGVVDPRSDQFGCAVVLYEMLTGYHPFDAVGNLIHPPSALNQELPAALDTVVLRALSTRPEDRYDSMLEFMHMFDAACRPSAPLRAYTPQGSLDSHKAPAVRGATNPSTPAIALDAEKNDSSARQQAVRPNTSGSVREKCMEGDTLLKQQHYSQALHAYEEALRMEPRNFHAWNGKGTALYSQGNYRKAYEAYQRATEIQPDNPVVWVSAGLALNRLQRYSQALVHFERALAIDPAYVPAWNGKADAQLDMNMPDEAIDSYVQALTYDANSFQAWNGLGNARSFMRDFAGAVEAYSRALLINPRSAVAWCNKAEALIRQGHNRAALDALNEATELDRSYARAWTLKADVYDALGNYQEAQKARKRAKPWGLMN; translated from the coding sequence TTGCTCAATACCGCACTGGCGGGGCGCTATGTCGTTGAGGCACTGATTAGCAAAGGGGGATATGCGGCAGTATTTCGCGGAGTTGACCAGAATCTCTCGCGTCGCATCGCCATCAAGGTATTGCTGCCCAGCAAGACAACTCCCGCGGAACAGGAGCACTTTTTGCGCGAGGCTCGCATTGCCGCTACGCTCGATCATCCCAATATTGCCCCTATCCTGGACTATGGCAAGCATGGGCCTAGCGTTTTCCTGATCATGCCGCTCTATACAGCAGGCTCGCTGCGCACGCGCATGGCTGTCGTGAACGGGCCATTGCCCGCGTCTGAGGCTATGACCAGCTTTCACCAACTGGTCAGCGCCCTCTACTACGCGCATACGCGCCCGCGCCCGGTTATTCACCGCGACATCAAGCCGGAAAATATTCTGATTCACCAGGAAGATCACCGCCTGGTGATTACCGATTTCGGCATTGCGCGCGCCCTGGAACCAGGTGCGCGTATCGGTAAAACGATTACGGTACGCGGTACCGTTGGATATATGGCTCCCGAACAGACGAGTGGAGTGGTAGACCCGCGTAGCGACCAGTTCGGCTGCGCCGTAGTATTGTACGAGATGCTGACCGGCTACCATCCTTTCGATGCAGTGGGCAATCTGATACATCCTCCCTCGGCGCTCAACCAGGAGCTTCCCGCGGCACTGGATACAGTCGTGCTACGCGCGCTCTCGACGCGGCCGGAAGACCGCTATGACAGTATGCTGGAGTTCATGCACATGTTCGACGCGGCCTGTCGTCCGAGCGCTCCGCTTCGCGCCTATACTCCTCAAGGATCGCTCGACTCCCACAAAGCACCGGCTGTACGCGGCGCCACCAACCCATCTACTCCCGCCATTGCTTTAGATGCGGAAAAGAACGATTCATCGGCGCGCCAGCAGGCAGTGAGACCAAATACCAGTGGCAGCGTGCGCGAGAAATGCATGGAGGGTGACACGCTGCTCAAGCAGCAGCATTACTCGCAGGCCCTGCATGCCTATGAGGAAGCGTTACGGATGGAACCGCGAAATTTCCATGCCTGGAACGGCAAGGGGACGGCGCTCTATAGCCAGGGAAATTATCGCAAGGCCTACGAAGCCTACCAGCGGGCAACGGAGATACAACCGGATAACCCGGTAGTCTGGGTGAGCGCGGGGCTGGCCTTAAACCGCTTGCAGCGCTATTCGCAGGCGCTGGTACACTTCGAGCGGGCGCTGGCTATCGACCCGGCCTACGTTCCTGCCTGGAATGGCAAAGCCGACGCGCAACTCGACATGAATATGCCGGACGAAGCGATTGATTCCTATGTACAGGCGCTTACCTATGATGCAAATAGCTTTCAGGCCTGGAATGGCCTTGGCAACGCCCGCTCGTTCATGCGCGACTTCGCCGGGGCAGTAGAGGCATATAGCCGCGCACTGTTGATAAATCCGCGCAGCGCGGTGGCCTGGTGCAACAAGGCTGAAGCGCTCATTCGCCAGGGGCATAACCGCGCTGCCCTTGATGCCCTCAACGAGGCCACAGAGCTGGACCGCAGTTACGCGCGCGCCTGGACGCTCAAAGCAGATGTCTACGACGCGCTGGGCAACTACCAGGAAGCGCAGAAGGCTCGTAAACGTGCTAAGCCCTGGGGCTTGATGAATTAG
- a CDS encoding tetratricopeptide repeat protein, producing the protein MLCLNADECHFQNRDKARFCANCGIPLPGTLLQGRYEIQTLAGKDRNTVTLSAIDRHEGNLVTIRALIPNKTTAREREDFLQDAEMAVAFSRNVHEPGSIRVTDFGKDGPLVFLVKSEIPGNKSEAPVSRPRMTVRVSNGVPQSSPSVAPVQDFDFDDSMLTQVRPAISKATISKRPVPPEQPRNWLAEADRAYELSNYNDALAAYEAALSLDPVSVEAWSGKGAALLYLGQFEEALLAYDHALSLRPNDPDLWCSRANVLHELRRFDEEMYCYEQALAYDQNYVFAWSGRGMTLVELNRPEEALLAFDHALVLDPTQSVIWQAMGDTLYSLQRYDEALIAIDHAIQLAPDNAALWDTKGNILRRMKNPEQAFILHERATHLNPNNATAWFDKANDLRDMKRYAEALADYDRALELDPTLAGAWYNRGNVLAAMRMYEDALESYNSALRYDNGLISAWYNKGSLLHELRRDEEAITAFDRALALDAGYTAAWNNKGLALYASGYLNEAYAAFDRATQLAPDEPDAWYNKAIALERLGRRDEAIACQERARSLEQLSAR; encoded by the coding sequence GTGCTATGTCTGAATGCGGATGAGTGTCATTTTCAAAATCGCGATAAAGCTCGCTTCTGCGCAAACTGTGGCATTCCCCTTCCTGGAACGCTCTTGCAAGGACGCTATGAAATACAAACATTAGCAGGAAAAGATCGCAATACTGTCACTTTAAGTGCCATTGATCGTCATGAGGGCAACCTTGTGACTATACGCGCCCTTATTCCGAATAAAACGACTGCCAGGGAGCGCGAAGACTTCTTGCAGGATGCGGAGATGGCGGTGGCGTTCTCCCGCAATGTTCATGAGCCAGGTAGCATCCGTGTGACTGATTTTGGGAAGGATGGGCCGCTGGTATTTCTTGTAAAGTCTGAGATACCTGGAAACAAGAGCGAAGCACCGGTATCACGGCCCCGCATGACTGTGCGCGTAAGCAACGGTGTACCTCAATCCTCTCCCAGTGTTGCTCCTGTCCAGGACTTCGATTTCGATGATAGTATGCTCACCCAGGTACGCCCGGCAATTTCGAAAGCAACCATCTCAAAACGACCCGTACCGCCTGAGCAACCACGTAACTGGCTGGCAGAAGCTGATCGAGCCTATGAACTGAGCAACTACAACGACGCGCTCGCAGCATACGAGGCAGCATTGAGCCTCGATCCAGTTTCCGTAGAGGCATGGAGCGGCAAAGGGGCGGCGTTGCTTTACCTGGGGCAGTTCGAAGAGGCACTCCTCGCCTACGATCATGCGCTTTCACTGCGTCCAAATGATCCTGATCTGTGGTGCTCGCGCGCAAACGTGCTGCACGAACTGCGTCGTTTTGATGAAGAGATGTATTGTTACGAGCAGGCCCTCGCTTATGATCAAAACTATGTTTTCGCATGGAGCGGGCGCGGTATGACCCTGGTTGAACTCAACCGGCCCGAAGAGGCATTACTGGCATTTGACCACGCGCTTGTTCTCGATCCAACTCAGAGCGTAATCTGGCAAGCCATGGGTGACACACTGTACAGCCTGCAGCGCTACGATGAAGCGCTGATTGCCATTGACCATGCCATTCAACTGGCACCGGACAATGCTGCCCTATGGGATACAAAGGGCAATATTTTACGCCGCATGAAAAATCCTGAGCAGGCTTTCATACTGCACGAACGCGCTACACACCTCAACCCCAACAATGCCACAGCATGGTTTGACAAGGCCAATGATCTACGCGATATGAAACGTTATGCCGAGGCCCTGGCAGATTACGACCGGGCGCTCGAACTTGACCCAACACTGGCCGGCGCATGGTATAATCGAGGGAACGTGCTGGCCGCCATGCGCATGTACGAGGACGCGCTGGAGTCCTACAATTCCGCTTTGCGCTATGATAACGGACTGATTTCGGCCTGGTACAATAAAGGTAGTCTGCTGCACGAATTGAGACGTGATGAAGAGGCGATCACCGCTTTTGATCGCGCGCTCGCTCTGGATGCAGGCTATACTGCTGCCTGGAATAACAAGGGACTGGCACTCTACGCGTCAGGGTATCTGAATGAGGCATACGCCGCTTTTGATAGGGCTACACAATTGGCGCCAGATGAACCTGATGCCTGGTATAATAAAGCTATCGCGCTTGAAAGGCTGGGCCGGAGAGACGAGGCTATCGCCTGCCAGGAACGAGCACGTTCCTTAGAACAACTGTCTGCCAGGTAG
- a CDS encoding response regulator transcription factor — protein sequence MLNKQQLNDTENGGNVAGSALDVTQGMAGTEQENEPGQLIRVLLADDHALVREGTRRLLETESDVEVVAEAASGEEAIAAAQELHPDVAIMDIAMPGMGGIEATRAIKKCCPETAVLVLSAYDDEPYLIALLEAGAAGFLLKNVHGQELVNAIRSVSRGEAVLKPILAEKMMRRLSSHAEPVQRQTDLLSEREFDVLRLAARGLPNKEIARRMGLSIRTVHSHLANIFTKMQVGSRTEAVLLALRLGIISLQDTYDSQ from the coding sequence ATGTTAAATAAACAGCAGTTGAATGATACAGAGAATGGTGGCAATGTAGCCGGTAGCGCCCTGGATGTGACCCAGGGTATGGCCGGTACTGAGCAGGAGAACGAACCGGGGCAGCTCATTCGCGTTCTACTTGCGGACGATCATGCGCTTGTACGTGAAGGAACGCGCCGTTTGTTGGAGACCGAAAGCGACGTTGAAGTCGTGGCGGAGGCGGCTAGCGGAGAGGAGGCCATCGCTGCTGCCCAGGAACTGCATCCTGATGTCGCGATTATGGATATTGCTATGCCGGGAATGGGTGGCATCGAAGCCACACGCGCGATTAAAAAGTGCTGCCCAGAAACAGCCGTGCTGGTGTTGTCGGCTTATGACGACGAGCCGTATCTGATAGCGCTGCTTGAGGCAGGAGCGGCAGGATTCCTACTCAAGAATGTGCATGGGCAGGAGCTGGTGAATGCTATTCGATCTGTCTCGCGCGGCGAAGCCGTTTTAAAGCCCATCCTGGCCGAAAAAATGATGCGCCGCTTATCTTCGCACGCTGAACCTGTCCAACGTCAGACCGATCTATTAAGCGAACGCGAGTTTGATGTGCTGCGCCTGGCGGCCCGTGGACTGCCGAACAAGGAAATCGCGCGCCGGATGGGTCTGAGCATTCGTACTGTGCATAGTCACCTGGCCAATATTTTTACCAAAATGCAGGTAGGCTCGCGCACAGAGGCTGTCTTGCTGGCCCTGCGCCTGGGCATCATTTCTTTGCAGGATACCTATGATTCACAGTAA
- a CDS encoding sensor histidine kinase → MIHSNDRRSGILEYLKPLIALFSLCVTVGLTAWALTNYRPVPNLYGPRAIYSLIFLSVFLSLMGRILLLRLLRQESANREIVPNRMRIAWRSLFLIDVTAPCYLAAGVLIGVPAAVLTAVVTQVFLQGFTLWRGFVSWQEASYRIGTTALLVLIADSIYNAIGGPPHNYTSIYHFLPLTESREFLGSILGALVMMALILVVSFPILAQIHGSSKKVDLISRWQDYLRSPIWGFQLLVLSVGPLLPVVDIFDDKAGELAWIFFLVPLFAIYSLALNTTRLSVRTSELQRTLEDLSSARRRQDELRGYASLITRVQEEERRRLARELHDDTAQALIALSLGLDGLNRAMSRQDVPKKDRDWLASLQNLADHTLEGVRRACRDLRPSVLDDLGLRAALEWLCDTSASRGVPCTFACLGVSQSTTPEAEIAIFRIVQEALSNIWRHSEATQAHVELRYLPDALQLTVHDNGKGFTPSSYLNAKLVSQRGLGLVGMRERAMLVGATLTFTSSPGAGCSVELHLPLPDTGRTSSLSMDYANEKS, encoded by the coding sequence ATGATTCACAGTAATGATCGAAGATCAGGTATATTGGAGTACCTGAAACCTCTCATAGCTTTATTCTCACTCTGCGTAACGGTTGGACTAACTGCCTGGGCTCTGACCAACTACCGGCCGGTTCCTAATCTGTATGGCCCTCGTGCTATCTATAGCCTGATATTCCTCTCGGTATTCTTGTCCTTGATGGGGCGCATCTTGCTACTGCGCCTTTTAAGGCAGGAGTCCGCAAATCGGGAGATCGTACCCAATCGTATGCGAATCGCGTGGAGGTCTCTTTTTCTGATTGATGTTACCGCGCCGTGTTATCTGGCAGCCGGAGTGCTGATTGGCGTCCCGGCTGCCGTATTAACAGCGGTCGTGACGCAGGTCTTTTTACAAGGATTTACGCTCTGGCGTGGATTTGTCTCCTGGCAGGAGGCCAGCTATCGTATCGGTACCACAGCTCTGCTGGTTTTGATCGCGGATAGCATCTACAACGCCATTGGAGGCCCGCCGCATAATTATACCTCGATCTATCACTTCTTGCCCCTCACTGAATCGAGAGAATTTCTTGGTTCAATTCTGGGTGCTCTTGTCATGATGGCATTGATCTTAGTGGTTTCCTTTCCAATACTCGCGCAAATACATGGTTCAAGTAAGAAAGTCGATCTTATTTCCCGCTGGCAAGACTATTTACGATCACCCATCTGGGGTTTTCAATTGCTGGTGTTGAGTGTAGGCCCGCTGCTGCCGGTTGTCGATATCTTTGATGACAAGGCTGGAGAATTAGCCTGGATCTTCTTTCTTGTGCCCCTGTTCGCCATCTATTCTCTTGCGTTGAACACGACTCGCTTGAGCGTTCGCACAAGTGAGTTGCAGCGGACCTTAGAGGATTTGAGCAGCGCCCGGCGCAGGCAGGATGAATTGCGTGGCTACGCCTCGTTAATCACACGCGTGCAGGAAGAGGAACGTCGTCGCCTCGCCCGTGAGCTCCACGATGATACGGCCCAGGCCTTGATTGCCCTCTCGCTTGGATTGGATGGCTTGAATCGCGCTATGTCCAGACAGGATGTGCCGAAGAAGGATCGCGATTGGCTGGCGAGCTTACAAAATCTGGCAGATCATACGCTGGAGGGTGTGCGTCGTGCCTGCCGTGACCTGCGTCCTTCGGTCCTCGATGATCTTGGATTGCGCGCCGCCTTAGAATGGTTATGTGATACCTCGGCTTCTCGCGGAGTACCCTGCACATTTGCCTGCCTGGGTGTATCACAATCTACAACGCCTGAGGCTGAAATCGCCATTTTTCGTATTGTCCAGGAGGCATTATCAAATATCTGGCGACACTCGGAGGCGACGCAGGCGCATGTAGAACTGCGCTATCTGCCTGATGCTTTGCAGCTTACCGTCCATGACAATGGAAAAGGCTTTACTCCGAGTAGTTACCTCAACGCCAAACTCGTTTCGCAGCGTGGCCTCGGGTTAGTTGGTATGCGCGAACGGGCTATGCTGGTAGGGGCAACGTTAACATTTACATCTTCACCGGGCGCCGGTTGCTCGGTCGAGTTGCATTTGCCATTGCCGGATACCGGTAGAACTTCCTCTCTCTCGATGGATTACGCAAACGAAAAGAGCTGA